Part of the Sulfitobacter donghicola DSW-25 = KCTC 12864 = JCM 14565 genome, TGGATGCATGCCTATCGGTTTTGCGAAAGCGTTTATTCAAAAACCCACGGCGCGGCCATTTCACAGGCGACGCTTAGCATGCTGAACGCGATGCGGTACGCGCGGCCCCATACGTTTAACTTTACCGATCCGCGTTGCAGTCGGTGTAGCCAATACATCACCCCCGAAGAACGCTATCTGATAGATAGCTTTCGCCATATTCGCCACCAGCGACTACAGCAGGCCCAAATGACCGCGATGTTGTTGTGTGAAGGAAAAGACCCAAGCGCATTCCTAAGCTCGGCTAAAATTTTAAGTGACCATTTGGTCAGTGTTGTTGATACAGCACAGTCGGGGAAAGCTTGCCTTTATAATAGTTGAGTATTTTACTAACCCATGATCTTAGATCGCCTATTAGGCAGCCAATGATGTAAAATCATAGTGACCAAGAAAACGATCAAATTCTAGGTCTGCTGCCATGTACAAATCACGTCTCCTTCTTACCCTGACTGCCTCTTTGTGGGCATCGACATCTTTGGCGCAGGCCACAGACTCGTTTCAGCTGAACACGATTTTTCTCGAAACCGCTTCCGAAAATGACAACGCGGTGGATGTCGAAAGCGAAGACATCGCGCGTCAAAATCCCGCTGATGTTCAGGACTTGTTCAAAAGCGAGCCTACAATTTCTGTCGGCAGCTCGATCCCAGCGTCGCAAAAGCTGTATGTAAACGGTGTTGAGGAAACCAATCTGAACGTGACAATTGATAGCTCGCGTCAGAACAACAAAGTGTTCCACCACGCGACAACCACCTATATCGACCCTGCCCTGCTAAAAGCTGTGCGCATCAATCCAGGTGTTGCGCCTGCGGATGCGGGCGCGGGCGCGCTTGCGGGATCTGTCGCCTATGAAACGCGTGACGTTGGTGATCTCCTTGGCGAAGACCTGACGTTTGGCGGATTTGTTAAATCCGAATACGACAGCAACGGTAATATTTTCACAAAAAGCGGGTCTGTTTACGGCCGCAAAGGTGGGTTTGAATACCTTGGCTTCCTCAAAATCGCAAATGGTGATCTGCGCAGTGACGGTTCGGGGGAAGATATTGTCGGCTCTGGCACAGACCTCGTTTCTGGCCTTGGCAAGCTCGCCTATGAAGCGGAATCTGGTGACCGTTTCGAATTCTCTATGGAGCAGGTTACAGATGATGAGCTGCGCCCCTACCGCGCAAACATTGCCTTGATCACAGCGGGCCGCCCAGTTGACCTGACGCGCAACTATGACATCAACCGCCAGAATTTTGTGTTCACCTATACAGATGAAACACCGACTGGCTGGTGGGACCCAACAATCAAACTGGCCTATAGCGAAACCGATTTGGTCATCGATGAGGATACCCAGTTCAGCCGCGGCACGACCGGAAGCTTTAACGGGGTTATTCAAAACCGCTTTGCCTTGCCCAATGGCAGCATTACCGCTGGTGTCGATTTCTACTCTGATGAAGCCGAGCTGGAATATTATGGTGTGACGGATAGCACCTATGACATTCTGGCCTCTGAAAAATCCCGCAACATTGGTCTGTTTGCTCAGGCACGTATGGACCTTTCTCCACGGGCCCGTGTTTCTTATGGCCTGCGCGCGGACTTCCAAGAGTTCACAGACCTGCATGGTGAAACAACGTCCGACAACGGGTTTTCAGGGAACCTATCCGGTGAATTTGATGTGACGGATAATGTTGTCCTGAGTGCAGGCTATTCCAGCGTTTGGGGCGGTGTGCCGCTGGCTGAAAACTTTATCTTGAATGATGCTTGGGCCTATCCCGAAGACGGGATCGAGGCGGTTACATCCGAAAACATCTTTCTCGCAGCAAACGCAAACTTTGGCGCATGGGATCTATCGGGGAAACTGTTCCGCACCAATATCGATAACGCCCGCACGCCAAGCTGGAGCGGCGGCCCCGACCTGCAAGCCGATCTGGAATCGCGCGGTTTTGAGCTTGGCCTTGGATATGCATGGGCTAACGGCTTTGCGCGGATCGGATATGCAAATATCGACTCCGAAATCGACGGTCGTACAGCGGATTCATATTCGGGCAACTACCTCACAACCCCTCTGGGCGAAGTTGTAACCCTTGAGGTTGTTCACACGCTTCCCCAGCACAATCTGACCTTCGGGGCGGATGCACAGATCGTGCTATCAGAAACAAACACATACGACTTTGATACAGGTGGCGCAGGCCCCACTTTGCCTTCTTATGAAGTTGTGAATGGCTTTGTCGAATGGAAGCCAAAGCGGAACGAGAACTGGACCATCAGAGGCGAAGTTAACAACCTCTTTGATGCGACTTATGCCAATCGCGCCACCTACGGTCAGGAATTTGCAACCGTTAACCCCCTCTTGGAACCCGGACGTTCCTTTAAAATATCGGCATCGCTGAAATTCTAATCTCCCAAAGACGTTGAATTTTCAGTGTTGGACGCGGCCCCTCACAAAGAGGGGTCGCATTTATCTCTAAATCGGCTCGGATTTCTTTCGCGCCGCATATCTATCAACAGCAAGCTATTGGCCACATGCGCCCAAAGCCAGCCGCAAACACCTGCTAGGAAAATGAAATGAACCAATCGACAGCGAGGCGCTTGGCGCTCTCTCTTTTAATGTGTAGCACGGCGACCTTTGCTTATGGTCAGGATGCTACCCCTTTTGATCTGGGAACAATCCGGATTGAAACGGCTGATGCACAGGCCGTTCTGGGCAATGATGAAATCTCGCAAGAAGAGATTGAAAACAGAAATGCGGCTACGGTTGCTGATGTGTTCTCTGGTGAATCTGCAATCACGGCCAGCGGGGGCGCCCCGATTGGGCAGAAGGTATTTGTAAACGGTATCGAAGAAAGCCTGCTGTCCGTGACCATTGATGGCGCGCGCCAGAACAAATCTGCCTTCCACCACACGGGCAATGTGCTGCTTGACCCTGCCCTGTTGAAATCCGTTGAAATCAGCGCAGGTCTGGCCCCCGCTGATGAAGGGCCAAATGCCCTTGCAGGGTCCATCGCCTATACCACCAAAGATGCCCGCGACCTTTTGGATGAAGGGGATCCGTTTGGCGGGATGTATTCCTTTACCGCAGGTACAAACGGTTTGGGGTTTCGCAACACTTTGACCCTGTTTGGCCAACAAAACGGGTTTGAATACCTCCTCAGCGGCACCCGCGCCACGGGGGATGACTATGAAGACGCCGATGGGGTGACCAACCTTGGGACGGGCGCGGACCTAACGGATTACATCGCCAAATTCGGCTTTACTGGCCAAGGCGGCGAGCGTTTGACCTTTTCTGCGTCACAGACAACGGATGACGGGCTGCGTGTTGGCCAACCTGGTCCAGGCGGCATTTTCTTTGTCCGCCCCGATTTTGCAGGAACAACAGCGGGTCCAAACACGCTGATCGAGGCCTTGTCCCAGCGCAAATCCTATACGTTGACCTATACCGATGAGCAGCCAGAAGGCTGGTTCGCCCCCACTGTTCAACTCAGCTATAACGAACAGGAAATCGACGTATCTGGCGTTTACGGTGTGAACAAAAGCTTCAGTGGTGTTTTCAAAAACGAATTCCAGCTGAGCAACGGGACCGTGAATGCGGGCCTAGATTTCTTTGACGAAAGCGCAGAGGGCTTTGGCCGTGGTCCAGGTGCATTTGGCAATTCTGGCCGCGAAGACCAAACCAACGTGGGGCTGTTCGCTCAGGTGCGCCAAGACCTCGGTGAACGTGTGTCCCTATCTTATGGTGCGCGTTATGACTGGCAGAATTTCACCGCCGCAGACGGCAGCGAATTCTCTGACAGTGGTGCCAGCGTGAATGGATCGGTTGATGTTGTCCTGAACGACAACTGGACGTTAAACGCAGGTGCCGCCAGCAGCTGGGGTGGATATGAGCTGGGCGAAGCTTCGCTGATCAACTTTGGTACGGATTGGACCTATGCTGGCTTTACCAGTTCACGCGCTGAATCCCTGCGTTTGGGGCTGCGTTTTGATCGTGGCCCATGGTCGGCAAAAGCGGCTGTGTTTGACACAAAGATCAGCGACCTGAATGCGGTGCTGCCATCTGGTGGCGACCGCGGCGCGTTGAGCGATGTTCGCTCGCGCGGGTTTGATGGCTCGGTAACCTATACTGGCGTCAAAGGCTTTGCGACGTTGAACTATACCTACGCCGATGTAGAGGTCGATGACCAAGTTGCCGATACAACCTCATATTACCTTGGCCGCCCCTTGGGCCACATCTTTGGTCTGGAAATGGGCTATGATGTGAACCCTGAATGGCGTGTCGGTGCCACCGCGCAGATCGCTTTGAAGAACGAGGATACAGCAACGGTTTTGCCAAGCTATGAAGTTGTGGATGTTTATGCCGAATTCAAACCGAAGAACATGGAAAACCTGAACCTTCGCCTTGATGTGCATAACCTCTTTGATGAGCAATTCTCGCGCCGCAGCTCGGACGGGATCGACAACAGCAATGTCATTCCTTTGACTGATCCGGGTCGCACGATCAGCTTTACCGCATCCATCAAATTCTAAAACAAACGGCATCGCCCCCTATTCGGGGCGGTGCCACGCGTGTCGAAAGGCGCTAGACTTCGATGATGACCTTACCGTTCAGGGTGTGCAATTTGGGGTCTGTTTCGAAAACATCTTTTAGCAACGCCGCTGTAATCACCTCATTCGGGTGGCCAACAGCAACCACTGTTCCCTGTTTCATGGCGATGATCCGGTCAGCGTAGGCCGCTGCATAGTTGATGTCATGCAGAACAATCACAATCGTGCGGCCGTGCGTTTGGGCAAGCTCTTGCAGTGTTTTCATCAATGAGCGCGACGCGGCGATATCCAGATTATTCAGCGGCTCATCCAGCAGAATGTAGTCGGTATCTTGGGCATAAATCATCGCCACTTGGGCCCGTTGCCGTTGCCCGCCCGAGAGGCTGTCCAGCCTTCTGGATGCCAACCCTGTCAGGCCAAAGGTTTCGATGGCTTGTTCAACCAAGGCGGCATCTTTGGCGCTGGGGCGCCCATTGTGATAGGGATAGCGGCCAAAACTGACCAACTCGCGCACCGTTAGCAAAGGCGCGGCATCACTGGCCTGAGGCAGGATCGACAGCTTGCGCGCCAATACATCATTCGCGCAAGCCCCAACCATCAGATCATCGACCTCAATCGTACCATCCTGAAGCGGCAGAATCCGTGCAATGAGGGACAGTAACGTAGATTTGCCTGCGCCATTCGGGCCGATCAACGCAGTGACCCCGCCTTTGGGAAGGTTCAGATCGACCTGATCCAGAATTGTTGTTTTACCGATACGGTAACTCACATCCGATACATTTATCATTTGGATCTGCCTCGCAGCAAAAGGAACAAAAAGACAAGCCCGCCAAGAACATCAATCACGACAACCAAAGGGGTGCTAAGGCCTAGCAGGCGCTCAAGAACCATCTGCCCGCCAACCAGAGTTATCGCAGATATCAAGGCTGCGCTGGGTAATAAGATGCTATGGTTAGAGGTGGGCGTAACCAGATGGGCCAAGCTCACGACCAGCAGGCCCAGAAACGCCATCGGCCCGACAAGAGCGGTTGAGACGCAGACCAAAACAGCCACAATCACCAACACTTCAAACTGCGCGCGCTTTGGGTTTTCACCCAGATTGATCGCGCTTGCCGCCCCCAGCGCCAAAACATCCAAACGATAGCGCATCCGCCATGTGGCGATAAGCGCAAGCAAGGTAATGCCCGCCGCAATCCCTAACAAAACAAGCTCCACACGGGCAAAGCGCGCATAGGAACTGACCTGCACAACAGCATATTCATTTGGGTCAATCATCCGCTGTAAAAACCCCGTCAATGAGCGGAACAAAACCGAAAAGATAATGCCCGTCAGCAGCATGCGGATCAGGTCTGAACCGTTGCGGCGCAGCAATGTTCCAAACAGCACCAGCGAAGCTACCATCATCAGGCTGGTGTTCAGGGCAAATTGCCCAATCGCGGAAAGCCGTTGAAATTCGGGCGCCCCCAAAACAAAGATCAGCACCGTCAGGATCAGAACGTATAAGGCATCAAACCCCATTATTGCAGGGGTCAAAATCCGGTTTTGGGTGATGGTCTGGAACAGAACTGTTGCGGTTGAAACCGCCACAGAAACCAACAATAGCACTGCCAGCTTGTTCCCGCGAAACGGCAGAACAAACGCCCAATTCCCCCGAGAACCCAGCGTCAGATAGGCGGTAACGCAGCACAGTAATACTGCCCCAAGGATGGTTAGACGTCTAAACAGCATGGCGTTTGGGCGCATATAAAAGCCAAAGGAATACGCCCGCGCCCAAAACGCCGAAAACGGACCCAACGGGAATTTCATAGGGATAACGCACAAGACGCCCGATAATGTCACAGCCCAAAACCAAAATCGCCCCCATAAGGGCCGTCATGGGAAGCGTTAAGCGCAAATTGTCCCCCGCAAGTCGCGCGATGATATTGGGAACAACCAAGCCAACAAATGGGATCATACCAACGGTCACCACCGTCAACGCCGTGACAATCGAAATCGCCAACAAACCCGTTACCACGACCTGACGGTAGTTCAAACCAAGGTTGGTCGTAACGGCCTGCCCCATGCCGACGATTGCAAACTGATCAGCGGCGAAATAGCTCAAAAGCGCAACAAGGGCCGCAATCCACAAAAGCTCGTAGCGCCCTTGCAAAACCCCCGAAAACTCGCCGCTCATCCAAATGTCGATATATTGCAGCAGGTCGGCCTGATAGGCGACAAAAGTAACACCCGCCCCGATGATCCCGCCATAGATCAGCCCCACCAAAGGAACCATCAGCGGCTGGGTTGGCGGCAACCGGTTAACAATGGCCAGAAAACCAAGGCTCGTCGCCAAGGCCGTGAGCGAGGCGATCCCCATCTTGGCCAGCATAGGCGCAGTGGGCGTGACAAGAGTAACCAGCAAAATCCCCAAGGCAGCACCCTGCCCTGTGCCTGTTGTCATCGGCTCGACAAAGCGGTTGCGAACCAACATCTGCAAAATCGCACCACAGATGGCCAAAGAGCCACCCGTTATCACAACGGCAATTGTGCGTGGCCCCCTGCTGATCCACAAAACTTCCCAAGCTGTTGGATCCTGCCAAAGCGCACCAATCGAAATATCGATCACCCCTACGAAAAGGGAAGCAAACGCAAGGGCAACCAACCCGAGGGAAAGGGTGATCCGCATTCTTACTTGTCTTTCAAACCAGCCAGTATCTCGTCCACGATCAAATTCATGGATTGGATACCCCCCCCCGCAATATAAATCGGCCCCGAGCTCAGATAGATAACGCGGCCGGATTGCCATGCTGGGGTGTCATGGACCAACGGGTTATCAAGGGTGGTTTGCGCAGATGCGCCCTCTTGTCCGATGGCTGCCAAACGGTCGATCACAATCAAAATCTGGGGTTGTGCATCGCGGATAAATTCAAAACTGATCGCCTCGCCATGGGTTGTTTTCTCTAGGTTTGGCACGGCCTCTTTCAACCCAAGCCGATTGTGCAGCCAGCCAAACCGCCCGCCAGCGCCATAGGCGCTCACCTTGGGGCCATTTGTCATCAGGATCAGCGCGCCGCCCTGATCCGCTGCCAGTGTCTTTGCTTCATCCACCTTTGCGTTAAAGGCGGCTGTCAACGCTTGGGCTTGTTCTTCACGGTCAAAAATCTGGCCATAGGCTGCAAGCCTCAGCAACCCTTCACCAACAGTGTCAGCCCAAACCGTCATATCAATGGCGGGTGCAATTTTGGCCAGTTCGGGAACTTGCTTTGACGAACGTCCCCCCGCAATGATCAGATCAGGCTGCATCGCAAAAACGGCCTCGAAATCGGGCTCAAAAAGCGAGCCAACAGGCGCTGTCCCTTTGGCCGCCTCTTGAAGATAGGGAAGCGGAACAGGCGCAACCAGCCCTTGTACCTCGACCCCTAATGCGGTGAGGCTGTCAAAGGCGGAAAAATCAAATACAGCAACATTTTCAGGATTTTCCGGGGCGTTCTTAATCCCCGAATATGTCTGAATTGACACCTCTTGCGCCCATGTGGGTGTGGTCGCCAAAGCCAAAATAATTGATAACGTTCTGAGCATGCCAAGTTCCTTGTCTCGACGCATGGCTCACGAATGTTGGCTGTGCATGTGGTTGTTTTCTGACACCTACAAAGCCATATACGCCTTGTCCAGTGCCCTAGGCACCACAATTTAAAGGAGCAAAAATGCCAACCACTACGGGATATCTGAAAACAGAATACGGGTCGAAATACCTGCAACAGCTCTGCAAACACTTTGGCCATAAAATCGACGTTTCCTACGATGCCGAAAAAGGCTGGGCCGCATTTTCAATGGGAACAGCCCAGATGAGCGCGGATGAAAACGGGCTGATGGTGACTTGTGAAGTTGCTGACGCAAAAGGTGTTGAGATGATTCACGGCGTCATTGATAGCCACCTTGAAAAATTCGCTTTTCGTGAAGAAATCAAAGTGATGACTTGGGAAACCACCTAAAAAAACCTGCTCTGATTTGTCATTCTGAGTAAAAATGGGGCTTCAGACCTCATTTCCTGATAAAAAAAGTCAGACTATTGAGGCGCCAAAGGTGATCATGTAACCATTTGTTTTATAAAAATTAAAAACAACAGCGATCGAAACGCCAAGGCCTTCAGGTCTACAAACACGACAAAATCACGACCCAAAAACCTTGAAACTGCTTTTGATAGCAGGCATCACCCGATCAACGACTCCCAGCCAGAACGCCAACAAAACTTGGGTTCAGCCAGGCAACGTCACCAATTTTCTTTGGACGGGAGCACTTATGAAACGGTTTGGATTTTCCTGCTTTGCCACAGTAATGGCTATGACAGCCTTCCCTCTTTTTGCGCAAGAAACCGATATTTCTGGCAAAATCTCAGTCGAATTAAACGCTGCGCAAACAACCGAAGGCGCATGCACTTTGACCTTTATGATCACCAACGGGTTAAAGTCCGAAGTGGAACGCGCGGTCTATGAAACAGTGCTTTTTGACAAAAACGGCCAAGTTAACAGGCTGACCCTGTTCGATTTTGGGACGCTGCCAGCAGCGCGGCCCCGTGTGCGCCAGTTTTCGGTGCCACAAGTGACCTGCGATCAGCTGGGCCGCGTTTTGCTAAACGGTGCGCATGCCTGCACTGCCGAAGGGCTGGCCGATGATATTTGCAGCACCGCAGTGGTCCCCTCTAGCCGGATCGAGATTGAGGTGCTGGGATGATTTTCCTGTCTCACCTATTAGAACCCCTTCGCCAAATAGCCGAGATCGGCGGACCCGTTGTTGTTATTCTGATGGGGGTCGGCGTGCTGACCCTTGCCGTAACCCTATATAAAACATGGCAGTTCTGGCAGGCTGGCGTTGGGCGGCATGTTGCTTTGCGCAACGCGGTCACAGCATGGGACCAAGGTGACCGCGCAACGGCCCGTCACGCCATTGATCGCTCGACCAGTTATCTGGCGCCTGTTGTGGATATGGTGATGTCTACCTCAGAATCCGACGGCGCGCGCTTTCATGCGGATGCTGAAGTCAGATTTGCCAAGTTAGAGCGGGGTTTCCGCCTGCTCGACTCGGTTGCGCAGCTTGCGCCTTTGCTTGGCTTGTTCGGCACTGTTCTGGGAATGATCGAAGCCTTCCAATCGCTGCAGGATGCAGGCGCTCAAGTTGATCCATCAATCCTTGCTGGCGGTATCTGGGTTGCCTTGCTGACCACTGCCGTTGGTCTGGTTGTGGCAATGCCAACGGCCTTGATCCTCAGCTGGTTTGAAAGCCGGATGGAGGCCGAGCGTGTCATCGCGGATCAGGCGATCATGACGATCCTACAGCCCAATGGCACCGCGACAGCAGCTGCGCCTGATATGGTTCCGGCCCATGCCTAAACTTCGCAAGAGGCGGCGCAAACTGTCGATGACTTCCTTGATCGATGTCATCTTTCTGTTGCTGCTGTTTTTCATGCTCACCTCAACCTTTTCAAAATTTGCCGAAGTCGATTTATCGGTGGCCAGCTCTGGCAGCTCTGTTCCATCAGACAGGCCGCCGTTGTTCTTGCAATTGAGGTCAGATGAAATCCGCCTGAACGGGGATATCGTCACATTGGAAACCGTTTCGGCCTCTTCTTTGGCCGAGGCCGAGGAAGGAACCGTGTTGCTGGTGAGCCTTGGCGCGCAGGTTGATGCGCAGCGGCTCACAGATCTTTTGGTTACTCTGCGCAGCTTTCCAAAGCTGCAGGTGAATGTGTTGGGAAGCTAACAGATGCGCAAGCTGGAAAAGGGAAAACCCCAACGCGAACCAACAATTGCATTGATCAACATCGTCTTTCTGATGCTGGTTTTCTTCATGGTTGCAGGGACGTTGGCGCAGCCATTGGACCCTGCTTTGACCTTGGTGAAAACCAGTGACCTTGAAGGCCGCGCGCCACCGGATGCGTTGGTGGTACATGCGGATGGGCGGATCGCCTATCGTGGCGTTGATCAGCAAGATGCGGCAACATTTTTGGCAGATAAGTCACAAGATGAAAAGGCCGTTGTGCGGCTGGTGCCGGATCGGGCGCTGCCTGCAAAAGACCTGATCGCGCTGACCCGTGATCTTAGGGGTGCGGGCGCGCAAAAAGTTGTATTGGTTACCGAACGGGCGCTGAAATGATTGCATCTTCCCCAACAGCTAAAGTCATCTCTTTTGTTGTGGCCACCACCTTTCTTGTCGGCGCGGTCACCATGGCTGCGCCCGAAATGAAGGTCGAGATTGAAGGCGGTGGAGAACAAGCCGCTGCCAATTTTGGCACCCGTTTTGAGGATATGGCCATCGGAACGCTGTCTGCCCAGCCTGCTGACACCGAAACACCTGTGCCCCCACAGCCAATCACGCCGCCCCTTGACACAGCCGAGGTTGTGCAAGCTGAAACACCGACAGCGGCGCAATCCGAAGCCGTTCAAGACACCTTGCTGCCAGAGCCCGCACTGGCGGCCACATCAATCCCGATAACCGAGGCAACAGCGGCCCAGCCTATACAGGAAGCCCTAACTGTCACAGCCGCCTTAACCCCAACGATCCAGCCATCGGTACCAATCGCTACCGCTCCAACCCCTTCTCCGGAAACCGTCACCTCCCAAGCACCCGCATCAACCGCCCCGCCTTTATCTTCACGCCCCAAACGCCGTGATCCAGTAAAGGCCGCAAAAGTTGCGGCCGAGCGCCCCAAGCCCCAAGTTTCAAAGCCCAAACCCTCCAAGCAAGCCGCCGCGAAACCGCGGACCAAGACGACAAAACAAAACAAGACGACAAAACAAAAAACGCCGCGTGGAAATGCCAAACAGAATAACAAAAAGGGTTCTGCCACAGGCACAAACAAACGCGCCAGC contains:
- a CDS encoding TonB-dependent receptor domain-containing protein, which translates into the protein MNQSTARRLALSLLMCSTATFAYGQDATPFDLGTIRIETADAQAVLGNDEISQEEIENRNAATVADVFSGESAITASGGAPIGQKVFVNGIEESLLSVTIDGARQNKSAFHHTGNVLLDPALLKSVEISAGLAPADEGPNALAGSIAYTTKDARDLLDEGDPFGGMYSFTAGTNGLGFRNTLTLFGQQNGFEYLLSGTRATGDDYEDADGVTNLGTGADLTDYIAKFGFTGQGGERLTFSASQTTDDGLRVGQPGPGGIFFVRPDFAGTTAGPNTLIEALSQRKSYTLTYTDEQPEGWFAPTVQLSYNEQEIDVSGVYGVNKSFSGVFKNEFQLSNGTVNAGLDFFDESAEGFGRGPGAFGNSGREDQTNVGLFAQVRQDLGERVSLSYGARYDWQNFTAADGSEFSDSGASVNGSVDVVLNDNWTLNAGAASSWGGYELGEASLINFGTDWTYAGFTSSRAESLRLGLRFDRGPWSAKAAVFDTKISDLNAVLPSGGDRGALSDVRSRGFDGSVTYTGVKGFATLNYTYADVEVDDQVADTTSYYLGRPLGHIFGLEMGYDVNPEWRVGATAQIALKNEDTATVLPSYEVVDVYAEFKPKNMENLNLRLDVHNLFDEQFSRRSSDGIDNSNVIPLTDPGRTISFTASIKF
- a CDS encoding ExbD/TolR family protein gives rise to the protein MRKLEKGKPQREPTIALINIVFLMLVFFMVAGTLAQPLDPALTLVKTSDLEGRAPPDALVVHADGRIAYRGVDQQDAATFLADKSQDEKAVVRLVPDRALPAKDLIALTRDLRGAGAQKVVLVTERALK
- a CDS encoding ExbD/TolR family protein; translation: MPKLRKRRRKLSMTSLIDVIFLLLLFFMLTSTFSKFAEVDLSVASSGSSVPSDRPPLFLQLRSDEIRLNGDIVTLETVSASSLAEAEEGTVLLVSLGAQVDAQRLTDLLVTLRSFPKLQVNVLGS
- a CDS encoding ABC transporter permease; this encodes MRITLSLGLVALAFASLFVGVIDISIGALWQDPTAWEVLWISRGPRTIAVVITGGSLAICGAILQMLVRNRFVEPMTTGTGQGAALGILLVTLVTPTAPMLAKMGIASLTALATSLGFLAIVNRLPPTQPLMVPLVGLIYGGIIGAGVTFVAYQADLLQYIDIWMSGEFSGVLQGRYELLWIAALVALLSYFAADQFAIVGMGQAVTTNLGLNYRQVVVTGLLAISIVTALTVVTVGMIPFVGLVVPNIIARLAGDNLRLTLPMTALMGAILVLGCDIIGRLVRYPYEIPVGSVFGVLGAGVFLWLLYAPKRHAV
- a CDS encoding ABC transporter ATP-binding protein, giving the protein MINVSDVSYRIGKTTILDQVDLNLPKGGVTALIGPNGAGKSTLLSLIARILPLQDGTIEVDDLMVGACANDVLARKLSILPQASDAAPLLTVRELVSFGRYPYHNGRPSAKDAALVEQAIETFGLTGLASRRLDSLSGGQRQRAQVAMIYAQDTDYILLDEPLNNLDIAASRSLMKTLQELAQTHGRTIVIVLHDINYAAAYADRIIAMKQGTVVAVGHPNEVITAALLKDVFETDPKLHTLNGKVIIEV
- a CDS encoding TonB-dependent receptor domain-containing protein; the protein is MYKSRLLLTLTASLWASTSLAQATDSFQLNTIFLETASENDNAVDVESEDIARQNPADVQDLFKSEPTISVGSSIPASQKLYVNGVEETNLNVTIDSSRQNNKVFHHATTTYIDPALLKAVRINPGVAPADAGAGALAGSVAYETRDVGDLLGEDLTFGGFVKSEYDSNGNIFTKSGSVYGRKGGFEYLGFLKIANGDLRSDGSGEDIVGSGTDLVSGLGKLAYEAESGDRFEFSMEQVTDDELRPYRANIALITAGRPVDLTRNYDINRQNFVFTYTDETPTGWWDPTIKLAYSETDLVIDEDTQFSRGTTGSFNGVIQNRFALPNGSITAGVDFYSDEAELEYYGVTDSTYDILASEKSRNIGLFAQARMDLSPRARVSYGLRADFQEFTDLHGETTSDNGFSGNLSGEFDVTDNVVLSAGYSSVWGGVPLAENFILNDAWAYPEDGIEAVTSENIFLAANANFGAWDLSGKLFRTNIDNARTPSWSGGPDLQADLESRGFELGLGYAWANGFARIGYANIDSEIDGRTADSYSGNYLTTPLGEVVTLEVVHTLPQHNLTFGADAQIVLSETNTYDFDTGGAGPTLPSYEVVNGFVEWKPKRNENWTIRGEVNNLFDATYANRATYGQEFATVNPLLEPGRSFKISASLKF
- a CDS encoding siderophore ABC transporter substrate-binding protein, yielding MLRTLSIILALATTPTWAQEVSIQTYSGIKNAPENPENVAVFDFSAFDSLTALGVEVQGLVAPVPLPYLQEAAKGTAPVGSLFEPDFEAVFAMQPDLIIAGGRSSKQVPELAKIAPAIDMTVWADTVGEGLLRLAAYGQIFDREEQAQALTAAFNAKVDEAKTLAADQGGALILMTNGPKVSAYGAGGRFGWLHNRLGLKEAVPNLEKTTHGEAISFEFIRDAQPQILIVIDRLAAIGQEGASAQTTLDNPLVHDTPAWQSGRVIYLSSGPIYIAGGGIQSMNLIVDEILAGLKDK
- a CDS encoding MotA/TolQ/ExbB proton channel family protein — encoded protein: MIFLSHLLEPLRQIAEIGGPVVVILMGVGVLTLAVTLYKTWQFWQAGVGRHVALRNAVTAWDQGDRATARHAIDRSTSYLAPVVDMVMSTSESDGARFHADAEVRFAKLERGFRLLDSVAQLAPLLGLFGTVLGMIEAFQSLQDAGAQVDPSILAGGIWVALLTTAVGLVVAMPTALILSWFESRMEAERVIADQAIMTILQPNGTATAAAPDMVPAHA
- a CDS encoding DUF2218 domain-containing protein, whose product is MPTTTGYLKTEYGSKYLQQLCKHFGHKIDVSYDAEKGWAAFSMGTAQMSADENGLMVTCEVADAKGVEMIHGVIDSHLEKFAFREEIKVMTWETT
- a CDS encoding iron chelate uptake ABC transporter family permease subunit; translated protein: MLFRRLTILGAVLLCCVTAYLTLGSRGNWAFVLPFRGNKLAVLLLVSVAVSTATVLFQTITQNRILTPAIMGFDALYVLILTVLIFVLGAPEFQRLSAIGQFALNTSLMMVASLVLFGTLLRRNGSDLIRMLLTGIIFSVLFRSLTGFLQRMIDPNEYAVVQVSSYARFARVELVLLGIAAGITLLALIATWRMRYRLDVLALGAASAINLGENPKRAQFEVLVIVAVLVCVSTALVGPMAFLGLLVVSLAHLVTPTSNHSILLPSAALISAITLVGGQMVLERLLGLSTPLVVVIDVLGGLVFLFLLLRGRSK
- a CDS encoding cell envelope integrity protein TolA, with protein sequence MIASSPTAKVISFVVATTFLVGAVTMAAPEMKVEIEGGGEQAAANFGTRFEDMAIGTLSAQPADTETPVPPQPITPPLDTAEVVQAETPTAAQSEAVQDTLLPEPALAATSIPITEATAAQPIQEALTVTAALTPTIQPSVPIATAPTPSPETVTSQAPASTAPPLSSRPKRRDPVKAAKVAAERPKPQVSKPKPSKQAAAKPRTKTTKQNKTTKQKTPRGNAKQNNKKGSATGTNKRASTKAQGRKKKASASAGNAAASNYPGQVMRRISRVRKPRVNSRGTAVVSFSISSSGGLSRVSIARSSGSAALDNAAKGVIRKAAPFPKPPRGAKRQFSIRIKGR